The Streptomyces sp. Alt3 genome has a segment encoding these proteins:
- a CDS encoding maleylpyruvate isomerase family mycothiol-dependent enzyme, which translates to MATTTSSARAIPRTSGTRARMVNEAELRATLSTFRELSDEDWRRPTHCTGWTVRDMLAHTVGQYEELPRPWVAVRRIRRAARTHPHLGRLDGHNEIQIEDRQAVPGRELIGALAHFAPQALIALRRVPAPVRRRTRLSLLYPEARALPDDSVDYLGSVLVVRDTWMHRVDLVDALGADVALDGHDREIVDQVVLDLALAWTGPAVEIDLHGPAGGRHLLGIGTPAATLRAEALDFARHVSGRPTRGRLELEGDPGAREALTAARVVF; encoded by the coding sequence ATGGCCACCACGACATCGTCCGCCCGTGCCATCCCCCGCACGTCCGGGACACGGGCACGTATGGTCAACGAGGCCGAGCTCAGGGCGACGCTCTCGACGTTCCGCGAGCTCTCCGACGAGGACTGGCGGCGGCCGACCCACTGCACCGGCTGGACCGTGCGGGACATGCTGGCCCACACCGTCGGCCAGTACGAGGAACTGCCACGCCCCTGGGTCGCCGTGCGCCGGATCCGTCGCGCCGCACGGACCCATCCGCACCTCGGGCGGCTGGACGGGCACAACGAGATCCAGATCGAGGACCGGCAGGCCGTTCCCGGGCGCGAACTGATCGGCGCCCTGGCCCACTTCGCACCCCAGGCGCTCATCGCCCTGCGCCGCGTCCCGGCCCCGGTCCGCCGCAGAACCCGGCTGAGCCTCCTCTACCCGGAGGCGAGGGCCCTGCCCGACGACTCGGTCGACTACCTCGGGAGCGTCCTCGTGGTCCGCGACACCTGGATGCACCGGGTGGACCTCGTCGACGCCCTCGGGGCCGATGTGGCCCTCGACGGCCACGACCGGGAGATCGTCGATCAGGTGGTGCTGGACCTGGCCCTCGCCTGGACGGGCCCCGCCGTGGAGATCGACCTCCACGGCCCGGCGGGAGGACGCCACCTGCTGGGCATCGGCACCCCGGCGGCCACCCTCCGCGCGGAGGCGCTCGACTTCGCCCGGCACGTCTCGGGGAGGCCGACGCGAGGCCGCCTGGAGCTGGAGGGCGATCCCGGGGCGCGGGAGGCGCTGACGGCGGCACGCGTCGTGTTCTGA